Proteins from a genomic interval of Bos mutus isolate GX-2022 chromosome 15, NWIPB_WYAK_1.1, whole genome shotgun sequence:
- the LOC106701674 gene encoding olfactory receptor 2AG1-like: protein MELYNSTLESGFILVGILTDSGSPGLLCTTISVLYTLALTSNGLLLLVITMDAWLHVPMYLLLSQLSLMDLMLTSVVIPKMLVDYLRGENAISFEGCALQMFLVLTFGGAEDLLLAFMAYDRYVAICHPLNYMVLMRPRICWLMMATPWTLAFLNSVIHTSYTMHFPFCMTREIRHLFCEIPPLLKLACADTSRYEFMVYVSGSVFLMPSLAAVLASYTFVLAAVLHMSSGEGRQKALFTCSSHLTVVGMYYGAAMFMYVQPSSHHSPQQDNILSVFYIVITPALNPLIYSLRNKEVMGAFRRVLGRHLLG, encoded by the exons ATGGAGCTCTATAACTCCACCTTGGAAAGTGGTTTCATCTTGGTGGGGATTCTGACCGACAGTGGGTCTCCTGGACTGCTCTGCACTACAATCTCAGTCCTGTACACACTGGCCCTCACCAGCAATGGCCTGCTGCTCCTGGTCATCACAATGGATGCCTGGCTCCATGTGCCCATGTACCTCCTGCTCAGCCAGCTTTCTCTCATGGATTTGATGCTTACATCTGTAGTTATTCCTAAAATGCTTGTGGATTATCTGCGTGGAGAGAATGCCATCTCCTTTGAGGGTTGTGCCCTTCAGATGTTCCTAGTACTGACCTTCGGTGGTGCAGAGGACCTCCTACTGGCCTTCATGGCCTATGACAGGTATGTGGCCATTTGTCATCCTCTGAACTACATGGTCCTCATGAGGCCCAGGATCTGCTGGCTCATGATGGCCACCCCTTGGACCCTGGCATTCCTGAATTCTGTGATACACACTTCATATACCATGCATTTTCCTTTCTGCATGACCCGGGAAATCAGGCACCTCTTCTGTGAGATCCCACCCTTGCTGAAATTGGCCTGTGCAGATACCTCCAGATATGAGTTCATGGTGTATGTGTCAGGTTCCGTCTTTCTCATGCCCTCCCTTGCTGCTGTCCTTGCCTCCTATACATTTGTCCTAGCTGCTGTCCTCCACATGTCCTCAGGAGAGGGAAGGCAGAAAGCCCTCTTCACGTGTTCTTCTCATCTGACTGTGGTGGGAATGTACTATGGAGCTGCCATGTTTATGTATGTCCAGCCCAGCTCCCACCACAGTCCCCAACAGGACAACATCCTCTCTGTATTTTATATTGTCATTACTCCAGCACTGAACCCTCTCATCTATAGTCTGAGAAACAAGGAGGTAATGGGGGCCTTCAGGAGAGTATTAGGGAG ACATCTTTTAGGGTGA
- the LOC102271136 gene encoding olfactory receptor 2D3, with the protein MGTKNQTCLTEFILLGLSSDQQTQIVLFVIFLIIYLLTVFGNLLIILLIHTDSRLHTPMYFFLKNLSFSDLLFSTTIVPQMLFHLLVTRKTISKSGCSIQMIFFLVAGCTESSLLAVMSYDRYVAVCKPLHYSTLMTQRICVQLSIGSWTSGALVSLVDTAFTLYLSYHGQNIIDHYFCEPPALLKLASEETYKAEMAIFAMGVIILLGPLSLILFSYWNIISTVIQIRAGERRLKVFSTCGSHLIVVVFFYGSTIFTYMRPNAKKMNEGDKVISVFYSVITSMMNPFIYSLRNKDVKQAFKKLFGR; encoded by the coding sequence ATGGGCACAAAAAACCAAACCTGTCTGACTGAATTCATCTTGCTGGGCCTTTCTTCAGATCAGCAGACCCAGATCGTGCTATTTGTGATATTTCTCATCATCTACCTGCTGACTGTATTTGGGAATCTGCTCATCATACTGTTAATTCATACTGACTCTCGACTGCATACACCAatgtatttcttccttaaaaacctgTCATTTAGTGATCTCCTTTTCTCTACAACAATTGTCCCCCAGATGCTATTCCATTTGCTGGTAACAAGAAAGACCATTTCCAAGTCAGGGTGCTCaattcagatgattttttttctagtagcAGGGTGTACAGAAAGCTCCCTGCTAGCAGTGATgtcctatgaccgctatgtggctgTCTGCAAGCCCCTTCACTACTCTACCCTCATGACCCAGAGGATTTGTGTTCAGCTGTCCATAGGATCTTGGACTAGTGGAGCACTTGTGTCTCTAGTAGATACAGCATTTACTTTATATCTTTCATACCATGGCCAGAACATAATTGATCATTATTTTTGTGAACCTCCTGCCCTCTTGAAGTTGGCTTCAGAAGAAACCTACAAAGCTGAGATGGCCATCTTTGCCATGGGTGTGATAATTCTCCTCGGTCCTCTCTCCCTTATCCTTTTCTCTTACTGGAATATTATCTCCACTGTGATTCAGATACGGGCAGGGGAGAGGAGACTCAAGGTCTTTTCTACGTGTGGTTCTCATCTCATTGTTGTTGTCTTCTTCTATGGATCAACAATATTTACCTATATGCGTCCAAATGCCAAGAAAATGAATGAGGGGGATAAGGTGATCTCAGTGTTCTATTCAGTCATAACATCTATGATGAACCCATTCATTTATAGCCTAAGGAACAAAGATGTTAagcaggcatttaaaaaattatttggaagatAG